A window of the Cystobacter fuscus genome harbors these coding sequences:
- a CDS encoding thiamine pyrophosphate-requiring protein: protein MKVADAIARILKAEGVEYLFAYPMNPIIEAAANVDIRPIIVRQERTGLHMADAFSRMSSGRRMGVFCMQNGPGSENAFGGVAQAYGESVPLVVLPMGYPRSHSGVNPNFSSTLNFHHITKSAEQVLVPRVIPEALRRAFFQARNGRPRPTLVEIPSDLFNEEVPEPWHYRPAPEVRSAPDPAAVERVAGVLVDAARPVIYAGQGVHYARAWAELRALAELLEAPVMTSLGGKSAFPENHPLSLGSGGRAVPRTVHAFLQSADTLLGIGCSFTSTKFGVKVPKGKTLIHATLDPSDIHKDVEAEHALAGDARLTLEALVQAIRQRLGGKPRGRAGDVTRRIAAVKAEWLATWRPKLTSNAAPLSPYRVIWDLMHTVDVANTVITHDAGSPRDQLSPFWESITPLSYIGWGKTTQLGYGLGLAMGAKLARPDQLCINIWGDAAIGFTGMDFETAVRERIPILSILLNNSSMALEIPVMPVSTQRYRSTDISGNYADLARALGGHGERVTTPEQIIPAIHRGIARTQDGVPALLEFITAQETEFSSFQE from the coding sequence ATGAAGGTCGCTGACGCAATCGCGCGGATCCTCAAGGCGGAAGGTGTCGAATATCTGTTCGCCTATCCCATGAACCCCATCATCGAGGCCGCCGCGAACGTGGACATCCGGCCGATCATCGTGAGGCAGGAGCGCACCGGTCTGCACATGGCCGACGCGTTCAGCCGCATGTCCTCTGGCCGGCGCATGGGTGTCTTCTGCATGCAGAACGGTCCGGGTTCGGAGAACGCCTTCGGCGGCGTGGCGCAGGCCTATGGGGAGTCGGTGCCGCTCGTCGTCTTGCCCATGGGTTATCCGCGCTCGCATTCCGGCGTGAATCCCAATTTCAGCTCGACGCTCAACTTCCACCACATCACCAAGTCGGCCGAGCAGGTCCTGGTGCCCCGGGTCATTCCCGAGGCCCTGCGCCGTGCCTTCTTCCAGGCGCGCAATGGCCGGCCCCGCCCGACGCTGGTCGAGATCCCGAGCGATCTGTTCAACGAGGAGGTGCCCGAGCCCTGGCACTACCGCCCGGCACCGGAAGTCCGCTCGGCACCGGACCCGGCCGCTGTCGAGCGCGTGGCCGGTGTCCTGGTCGACGCCGCGCGGCCCGTCATCTACGCCGGACAGGGCGTCCACTACGCGCGGGCCTGGGCCGAGTTGAGGGCGCTGGCCGAGTTGCTCGAGGCGCCGGTCATGACCAGCCTCGGAGGCAAGAGCGCGTTTCCGGAGAATCATCCGCTCTCCCTCGGTTCCGGTGGCCGAGCCGTTCCTCGCACGGTGCACGCGTTCCTGCAGAGCGCGGATACCCTCCTGGGAATCGGTTGCAGCTTCACGAGCACCAAGTTCGGGGTGAAGGTTCCGAAGGGCAAGACACTCATCCACGCCACGCTCGATCCCTCGGACATCCACAAGGACGTCGAAGCCGAGCACGCGCTCGCGGGTGATGCCCGCCTGACGCTCGAGGCGCTCGTGCAGGCAATCCGCCAGAGGCTGGGGGGGAAGCCGCGCGGCAGAGCCGGCGACGTCACACGGCGGATCGCCGCCGTCAAGGCAGAGTGGCTGGCGACGTGGAGGCCCAAGCTCACCAGCAACGCGGCGCCCCTGTCTCCCTACCGTGTCATCTGGGACCTGATGCACACGGTGGATGTCGCGAACACCGTCATCACGCACGACGCGGGCAGCCCGCGAGATCAGCTCTCGCCATTCTGGGAGAGCATCACGCCGCTCTCCTACATCGGCTGGGGAAAGACCACGCAACTGGGCTACGGCCTGGGGCTGGCGATGGGCGCTAAGTTGGCGAGACCCGACCAGCTCTGCATCAACATCTGGGGTGATGCGGCCATCGGCTTCACGGGCATGGACTTCGAGACGGCGGTCCGCGAGCGGATTCCAATCCTCTCGATCCTCCTCAACAACTCCTCCATGGCGCTCGAGATACCGGTCATGCCGGTCTCCACCCAGCGGTACCGGAGTACGGACATCTCCGGCAACTACGCCGACCTGGCGAGGGCCCTCGGGGGCCATGGAGAGCGCGTGACGACCCCCGAGCAGATCATCCCCGCCATCCACCGCGGCATCGCCAGGACGCAAGACGGCGTGCCCGCACTGCTGGAATTCATCACCGCCCAGGAGACGGAGTTCTCGTCGTTCCAGGAATGA
- a CDS encoding isopenicillin N synthase family dioxygenase yields the protein MTEIGSIREGTPFNGFTEVPVIDVRALVDASSGAAARRAVAERLGAACRESGFFYVVGHGVDEALQTRLEALSRRFFALPVEEKMAIRMALGGSAWRGYFPVGGELTSGRPDRKEGLYLGTELGSDHPLVRAGTPLHGPNLFPSEPSGLREAVLDYLAALTRLGHSLMGGIALSLGLEEEYFATGAMADPLVLFRIFNYPPGPDTAGDGQPAWGVGEHTDYGVLTILKQDEAGGLQVKSRMGGEVRWVDAPPIPGSFVCNIGDMLDRMTRGVYRSTPHRVLNRSGRDRLSLPFFFDPGWTAEVHPLEAPALRGVATAEDSSERWDGQSVHAFRGTYGDYLLGKVGKVFPDLRSEVLSNSES from the coding sequence ATGACTGAGATTGGTAGTATTCGGGAAGGAACTCCTTTCAATGGATTCACTGAAGTCCCTGTCATCGATGTTCGCGCGCTCGTGGACGCGTCGTCGGGTGCCGCCGCGCGCCGAGCCGTCGCGGAACGGCTCGGTGCCGCCTGTCGGGAGAGCGGCTTTTTCTACGTCGTCGGTCACGGCGTCGACGAGGCCCTCCAGACGCGCCTGGAGGCATTGAGCCGCCGCTTCTTCGCGCTGCCCGTGGAAGAGAAGATGGCCATCCGCATGGCGCTTGGCGGGTCCGCCTGGCGGGGCTACTTCCCCGTGGGAGGTGAGCTGACCTCGGGTCGTCCCGACCGCAAGGAGGGCCTCTATCTCGGGACCGAGCTCGGCTCCGACCATCCGCTCGTCCGGGCCGGCACGCCCCTCCATGGCCCCAACCTCTTCCCGAGTGAACCGTCCGGTCTGCGCGAGGCCGTGCTCGACTACCTGGCCGCGCTCACCCGCCTCGGCCACTCGCTCATGGGTGGCATCGCGCTCAGCCTTGGCCTCGAGGAGGAGTACTTCGCCACGGGGGCCATGGCCGATCCGCTCGTGCTCTTCCGCATCTTCAACTACCCGCCTGGACCTGACACCGCCGGGGACGGACAGCCCGCCTGGGGCGTTGGGGAGCACACGGACTATGGCGTGCTCACCATCCTCAAGCAGGACGAGGCCGGTGGCCTCCAGGTGAAGTCCCGCATGGGCGGCGAGGTGCGCTGGGTGGACGCGCCACCCATCCCCGGCTCGTTCGTCTGCAACATCGGTGACATGCTCGACCGCATGACCCGTGGCGTGTACCGCTCCACGCCGCACCGGGTGCTCAACCGCTCCGGGCGCGACCGCTTGTCGCTGCCCTTCTTCTTCGACCCCGGCTGGACCGCCGAGGTCCATCCCCTCGAGGCCCCGGCCCTTCGTGGCGTCGCCACCGCCGAGGACTCCAGCGAGCGCTGGGACGGGCAGAGCGTCCACGCCTTTCGTGGCACCTACGGCGACTACCTGCTCGGCAAGGTGGGCAAGGTCTTCCCAGACCTGCGCTCCGAGGTCCTCTCGAACTCCGAGTCCTAG
- a CDS encoding CHAT domain-containing tetratricopeptide repeat protein has product MRQVLAWMMVVVLCWTGCAVGGRVGQERPDARLLEAQSDFDAATKLKDAGNYSEALARAEHALALREAVLGSMHRDVASCLNLMGDLYRRQGDLARAEPLLLRALALREAALGNSHPDVASSLNNLAILYKTQGLYDRAEPLYLRALAIYEAALGNSHPNVADSLHNLAALYYVQGLYGRAEPLLLRSLALREAALGNSHSKVAASLNSLAVLYMDRGLYGRAEPLYLRALAIYEAALGNSHPYVADSLHNLANLYMDQGLYGRAEPLLQRALAIYEAALGNSHPTVADSLNNLATLYSAQGLYNQAEPLYLRALSLQEAALGNSHPAVADSLNNLAVLYRNQGLYGRAEPLLQRGLAIYEAALGPSHPNVAFSLNNLATLYKAQGLYGRAEPLLQRALTIKEAALGNSHPNVASSLHNLANLYMDQGLYGRAEPLLQRGLAIYEAALGPSHPDVADSLGNLASLYLIQGLYGRAEPLYLRALSLQEAALGPSHPDVASSLHNLAVLRLAQHRLDDALPLFTRAFSLFEQRLRHEALDFSESRLSSFLRYLRDAEEKNYALLRAYPQDARVQHLALSTALLLKGRSVEETAHISRTVYQSLGPEDRVAFERLRALRTHLASMSFSGPGAPSPEDYQQRLKALADEGDALEADLAQRSARLRSHSSLPSPSDIVERVAASLPQDGALVEFVAYSDTPLVPQPGTPVAATPAPLRYLALVLFPDGSTRAVDLGSAALIDSAASRLRDALAHKHASFEAIAQRLHRLAFQPLLPLLGKTRRLLLSTDGQLSLVPFAALHDGKDFLLNSYDFTYLTSGRQFLPRPQDNPPTSSIIVLADPDFSASVSAPPSSSSPSSSRAPSSDALARFFSRSGLPTSSWVPLPGTRQEALDIQRLLPQAQLFLGPEATKQRLFQLPTPSILHVATHGFFLGDVPASRNSRAVGLFGESMSNAPPPQQDPLLNSGLVLAGARSTASSSSAPRPDFSLVTALELAGLNLWGTQLVVLSACDTGRGEVRLGQGIQGLRRALVVAGAESVVMSLWKVNDNSTRLLMDAYYRHLLAGQGRASALREAMRSLRASPLHHHPYHWAPFIALGSDAPLHGISPSTR; this is encoded by the coding sequence ATGCGTCAGGTTCTCGCATGGATGATGGTGGTGGTCCTTTGTTGGACGGGTTGTGCGGTAGGAGGGAGGGTCGGTCAAGAGAGGCCAGATGCGCGGCTATTGGAGGCGCAGTCCGACTTTGACGCGGCGACGAAGCTCAAGGACGCGGGCAATTACTCCGAGGCACTTGCGCGGGCCGAGCATGCGCTCGCACTCAGAGAGGCCGTGCTCGGGAGCATGCACCGAGACGTCGCCAGTTGCCTGAACCTGATGGGAGACCTCTATCGGAGGCAAGGAGACCTGGCCCGAGCCGAGCCCCTCTTGCTGCGCGCGCTCGCCCTGCGCGAGGCCGCCCTGGGCAACAGCCACCCCGACGTCGCCTCCTCGCTCAACAACCTCGCCATTCTCTACAAGACCCAGGGGTTGTACGACCGGGCCGAGCCCCTCTACCTGCGCGCGCTCGCCATCTACGAGGCCGCCCTGGGCAACAGCCACCCCAACGTCGCTGACTCGCTCCACAACCTCGCCGCCCTCTACTACGTCCAGGGGTTGTACGGCCGGGCCGAGCCCCTCTTGCTGCGCTCGCTCGCCCTCCGCGAGGCCGCCTTGGGCAACAGCCACTCCAAAGTCGCCGCCTCGCTCAACAGCCTCGCCGTCCTCTACATGGACCGGGGGTTGTACGGCCGGGCCGAGCCTCTCTACCTGCGCGCGCTCGCCATCTACGAGGCCGCCCTGGGCAACAGTCACCCCTACGTCGCTGACTCGCTCCACAACCTCGCCAACCTCTACATGGACCAGGGGTTATACGGCCGGGCCGAGCCCCTCTTGCAGCGCGCGCTCGCCATCTACGAGGCCGCCCTGGGCAACAGCCACCCCACCGTTGCTGACTCGCTCAACAACCTCGCCACCCTCTACTCCGCCCAGGGGTTGTACAACCAGGCCGAGCCCCTCTACCTGCGTGCACTCAGCCTCCAGGAGGCCGCCCTGGGCAACAGCCACCCCGCCGTTGCTGACTCGCTCAACAACCTCGCCGTCCTCTATAGGAACCAGGGGTTGTACGGCCGGGCCGAGCCCCTCTTGCAGCGCGGGCTCGCCATCTACGAGGCCGCCCTCGGTCCCAGCCATCCCAACGTCGCCTTCTCGCTCAACAACCTCGCCACCCTCTACAAGGCCCAGGGATTGTACGGCCGGGCCGAGCCCCTCTTGCAGCGCGCACTCACCATCAAGGAGGCCGCCTTGGGCAACAGCCACCCCAACGTCGCCTCCTCGCTTCACAACCTCGCCAACCTCTACATGGACCAGGGGTTGTACGGCCGGGCCGAGCCCCTCTTGCAGCGCGGGCTCGCCATCTACGAGGCCGCCCTCGGCCCCAGCCACCCCGACGTCGCGGACTCGCTCGGCAACCTCGCTAGCCTCTACTTGATACAAGGGTTGTACGGCCGGGCCGAGCCCCTCTACCTGCGCGCACTCAGCCTCCAGGAGGCCGCCCTCGGCCCCAGCCACCCCGACGTCGCCTCCTCGCTCCACAACCTCGCCGTTCTCCGCCTGGCGCAGCATCGCCTCGACGATGCCCTTCCTCTCTTTACTCGCGCCTTCTCCCTCTTCGAGCAGCGCCTGCGTCACGAGGCTCTCGACTTCTCCGAGTCTCGCCTTTCTTCCTTCCTCCGCTATCTGCGTGACGCGGAAGAGAAGAACTACGCCCTGCTGCGCGCCTATCCCCAGGACGCCCGCGTGCAACACCTGGCCCTGAGCACCGCCCTCCTTCTCAAGGGCCGCTCTGTCGAGGAAACCGCCCACATTTCCCGTACCGTCTACCAGAGCCTGGGCCCCGAGGACCGCGTCGCCTTCGAGCGCCTACGCGCCCTGCGCACCCACCTGGCCTCCATGTCCTTCTCGGGCCCCGGCGCGCCCTCTCCCGAGGACTACCAACAACGACTCAAGGCCCTGGCCGACGAGGGCGACGCGCTCGAAGCCGACCTCGCCCAACGCTCCGCTCGACTGCGCTCCCACTCCTCCTTGCCTTCCCCCAGCGACATCGTCGAGCGCGTCGCCGCCTCCCTGCCCCAGGACGGCGCCCTCGTCGAGTTCGTCGCCTACAGCGACACGCCTCTCGTCCCCCAGCCCGGCACACCCGTGGCGGCAACCCCGGCGCCGCTGCGCTACCTCGCCCTGGTGCTCTTCCCCGATGGCTCCACCCGCGCCGTGGACCTGGGCTCCGCCGCTCTCATCGACTCCGCCGCCTCTCGCCTGCGCGACGCCCTGGCCCATAAGCACGCCTCCTTCGAAGCCATCGCCCAGCGGCTTCACCGGCTCGCCTTCCAGCCCCTGCTCCCCCTGCTGGGCAAAACCCGCCGCCTCCTGCTGTCTACCGACGGCCAGTTGAGCCTCGTCCCCTTCGCGGCCCTCCACGACGGCAAGGACTTCCTGCTGAACTCCTACGACTTCACCTACCTCACCTCCGGCAGGCAGTTCCTCCCTCGTCCCCAAGACAATCCCCCCACTTCCTCCATCATCGTCCTGGCCGACCCGGACTTCTCGGCGTCTGTTTCCGCCCCCCCTTCCTCTTCCAGCCCATCCTCTTCGCGCGCCCCGTCCTCCGACGCCCTCGCGCGCTTCTTCTCCCGCTCGGGCTTGCCCACCTCCTCCTGGGTGCCGCTGCCGGGTACACGCCAGGAAGCCCTGGACATTCAACGCCTGCTACCCCAGGCCCAGCTCTTCCTGGGGCCCGAGGCGACCAAGCAGCGCCTTTTCCAGCTACCGACCCCGAGCATCCTTCACGTGGCCACCCATGGATTCTTCCTCGGCGACGTCCCGGCCTCACGGAACTCCCGCGCTGTGGGCCTCTTCGGCGAGTCGATGAGCAACGCCCCTCCGCCCCAGCAGGACCCCCTGCTCAACTCCGGCCTCGTCTTGGCGGGCGCACGCTCCACGGCCTCGAGTTCCTCTGCTCCTCGGCCCGATTTCTCCCTCGTCACCGCCCTGGAGCTGGCCGGGCTGAACCTCTGGGGTACCCAGCTTGTCGTCCTCTCTGCCTGCGACACCGGCCGCGGTGAAGTCCGCCTGGGCCAAGGCATTCAGGGCCTGCGCCGCGCCCTCGTGGTCGCCGGGGCCGAAAGCGTCGTCATGAGCCTGTGGAAGGTGAATGACAACTCCACGCGCCTGCTCATGGACGCCTACTATCGCCACCTGCTCGCGGGGCAGGGGCGAGCCTCCGCCCTGCGTGAGGCTATGCGCTCACTGCGCGCTTCCCCTCTCCATCACCATCCCTATCACTGGGCCCCCTTCATTGCCCTGGGCAGCGATGCCCCCTTGCACGGCATCTCCCCCAGCACGCGTTGA
- a CDS encoding M4 family metallopeptidase, with amino-acid sequence MRTRMLAACLSLTLSACGTDPSESPPRQERGLDSTGDIQTALAALSSAEVVGSYDDGVPFMIKGRLGAAQGLAAGASLSDIAAVFRLRASDLVRTRSHRDEQGHTHTRYGQMKNGLPVVGGELILHQDSNGLIYAANGSARDGEQAPSKPLIASDAARLAALNTTPGRHLEAEGEPRLVYVRSSQDDKLKLVYEVVVTGEGETLPIRDHVFVNAVSGAVEQRGSDIHTALNRNVSSSKTNDPIVRGEGDSPTGDVVLDTTYDNLGETYNCYKILFNRDSYDNAGAQMKAKVHYGTNYVNASWDGNQILFGDGDGVRSLPLGLDKDMTTHEFTHAVTQYESNLVYSRETGGLNESLSDIFASVCQSWASGSWSSDPDIYKIGEDVWTPGTEGDAIRYMDDPAKDGASIDYWSSGVGVVDVHYTSGIGNLAYALLSKGGTHPRGKSTTVVTGIGVEKAGRIFYKANTDYFTMYTLYAQAKTYTEQAAAALGYTSAEIASVTAAWQAVGVGVAPPALALSNGVAMTGLGAATGGALYFYLDVPANKASSFVMSGGTGNANLYVKAGAMPTTTDYDCRPNKSGNAETCGIAAKTAATRLYVMLHASSTFSGVSLKGTY; translated from the coding sequence ATGCGGACCCGGATGCTCGCGGCATGCTTGTCACTCACTCTCTCGGCCTGTGGGACGGATCCGTCGGAGTCTCCCCCCCGTCAAGAGCGCGGCCTCGACTCCACCGGGGATATCCAGACCGCGCTCGCGGCGCTTTCCTCCGCCGAGGTCGTGGGCTCGTACGACGATGGCGTTCCCTTCATGATCAAGGGCCGGCTGGGCGCCGCCCAGGGCCTCGCCGCGGGCGCGTCGTTGTCGGACATCGCCGCGGTGTTCCGCCTGCGCGCCTCCGACCTGGTGCGGACGCGCTCTCACCGGGACGAGCAGGGCCACACCCATACCCGCTATGGCCAGATGAAGAACGGACTGCCCGTGGTGGGCGGGGAGCTCATCCTCCACCAGGACTCCAATGGCCTCATCTACGCGGCCAATGGCTCGGCGCGTGACGGAGAGCAGGCTCCCTCCAAGCCCCTCATCGCCAGCGACGCCGCCAGGCTCGCCGCCCTGAACACCACCCCGGGCCGTCACCTCGAGGCCGAGGGCGAGCCGCGTCTGGTGTACGTGCGCTCCAGCCAGGACGACAAGTTGAAGCTGGTCTACGAGGTGGTGGTGACGGGCGAGGGCGAGACACTGCCCATCCGTGACCATGTGTTCGTCAACGCGGTGAGCGGAGCCGTCGAGCAACGCGGCTCGGACATCCACACGGCGCTCAATCGCAACGTCTCCTCGAGCAAGACCAACGACCCCATCGTGCGCGGGGAGGGAGACTCACCCACGGGCGACGTGGTCTTGGATACGACCTACGACAACCTGGGCGAGACCTACAACTGCTACAAGATCCTGTTCAACCGCGACTCGTACGACAACGCGGGCGCGCAAATGAAGGCCAAGGTCCACTACGGCACCAACTACGTCAACGCCTCCTGGGACGGCAACCAGATCCTGTTCGGCGATGGCGACGGCGTGAGGTCCCTGCCGCTCGGTCTGGACAAGGACATGACCACGCACGAGTTCACCCACGCGGTGACCCAGTACGAGTCCAACCTCGTCTACTCGCGCGAGACCGGAGGACTCAACGAGTCCCTGTCCGACATCTTCGCCAGCGTTTGCCAGAGCTGGGCCTCGGGCTCCTGGTCCTCGGACCCGGACATCTACAAGATCGGCGAGGACGTCTGGACGCCGGGGACCGAGGGGGATGCGATCCGCTACATGGACGACCCGGCCAAGGACGGCGCCTCGATCGACTACTGGTCCAGCGGCGTGGGTGTCGTCGACGTGCACTACACCTCGGGCATCGGCAACCTGGCCTATGCGCTCTTGTCCAAGGGAGGCACGCACCCGCGCGGCAAGAGCACCACGGTGGTGACGGGCATTGGCGTGGAGAAGGCCGGCCGCATCTTCTACAAGGCCAACACGGACTACTTCACGATGTACACCCTCTACGCCCAGGCGAAGACATACACCGAACAGGCCGCGGCGGCGCTCGGCTACACCTCGGCCGAGATCGCCTCCGTGACGGCGGCCTGGCAGGCGGTGGGCGTGGGCGTCGCACCGCCCGCTCTCGCGCTGAGCAATGGCGTGGCGATGACGGGCCTGGGCGCCGCCACGGGCGGCGCGCTGTACTTCTACCTGGACGTTCCAGCCAACAAGGCCTCCTCGTTCGTCATGAGCGGTGGCACAGGTAACGCGAACCTGTACGTGAAGGCTGGCGCCATGCCGACCACGACCGACTATGACTGCCGTCCGAACAAGAGCGGCAACGCCGAGACATGCGGCATCGCGGCGAAGACCGCGGCCACCCGCCTCTACGTGATGCTGCACGCCTCCAGCACCTTCTCGGGTGTCTCGCTCAAGGGCACCTATTAG
- a CDS encoding MmgE/PrpD family protein, whose amino-acid sequence MELQLAEHVVHTRYEALGEAVIYSTKSFILDTLGVSFAGARVAAVQPLLEYVLEQGGRGESTILGNGTRVAAEQAALINGTLAHVLDYDETHVAANVHANATVFPAALAVAEQRGRVSGRELLTAIALGVDLTCRLGVAAREGMNEGWWPTSLFGTFGAAAATARLLGLDVRGVRQTLGLAYAQAMGNRQALLDGGAAKYLQCGLAARAAVTAGHLARAGFTGATRFLSGPFGLSALYTGGAFSEAILLDGLGRRFLGTELICKLHPCCSAAQAPLQAALELMRDHPIDARRLAGIRVLAPREVAEQLGRPHEVGSTRIQLQVNLPYLVAAAMVRRRFTLQDLEEDALQDDPEVLQLARRVTVEASSPSGPRGAELPVTVELMARDGTRWQRTLEVQAGDPSRPDLRERILDKFRSCLRQGGEEAPRARSEQLIERILHLEELETLDCLTEAFGARSKT is encoded by the coding sequence ATGGAACTCCAGCTCGCGGAACATGTCGTCCACACTCGGTACGAGGCGCTCGGAGAGGCAGTCATTTACTCAACAAAGAGCTTCATCCTCGACACGCTGGGAGTGTCATTCGCCGGGGCGCGCGTCGCGGCGGTTCAACCCCTGCTGGAGTATGTGCTGGAACAAGGCGGCCGTGGTGAAAGTACGATACTGGGCAATGGCACCCGGGTGGCCGCGGAGCAGGCCGCGCTCATCAACGGGACGCTGGCCCACGTATTGGACTACGACGAGACCCACGTGGCGGCGAACGTCCACGCCAACGCGACCGTGTTTCCCGCCGCCCTCGCGGTGGCGGAGCAGCGGGGGCGTGTCTCGGGACGCGAACTCCTGACGGCCATCGCGCTGGGGGTGGACCTCACCTGTCGCCTGGGAGTCGCCGCCCGAGAGGGAATGAACGAGGGGTGGTGGCCCACCTCCTTGTTCGGAACATTCGGGGCGGCGGCGGCCACGGCCCGGCTGCTCGGACTCGATGTGCGCGGGGTTCGTCAGACGCTAGGGCTTGCCTATGCGCAGGCCATGGGCAACCGGCAGGCGTTGCTCGATGGGGGGGCCGCCAAATACTTGCAGTGCGGCCTCGCGGCTCGGGCGGCGGTCACCGCCGGGCACCTCGCCCGGGCTGGTTTCACCGGTGCGACCCGCTTCCTCTCGGGTCCGTTTGGATTGTCCGCGCTGTACACCGGTGGGGCCTTCAGCGAAGCCATCCTCCTCGATGGCCTGGGTCGGCGATTCCTCGGTACCGAGCTCATCTGCAAGCTCCACCCGTGTTGCAGTGCGGCGCAGGCGCCGCTCCAGGCCGCTCTCGAACTGATGCGTGACCATCCGATCGACGCCCGGCGGCTGGCCGGAATCCGCGTTCTCGCGCCTCGGGAAGTGGCCGAGCAGCTCGGCCGCCCCCATGAGGTGGGAAGCACCCGAATCCAGCTCCAGGTCAACCTGCCCTATCTCGTTGCGGCCGCCATGGTGCGGAGGCGCTTCACCCTCCAGGATCTCGAGGAGGATGCTCTCCAGGACGACCCGGAAGTGCTCCAACTCGCCAGGCGAGTGACGGTCGAGGCGTCGAGCCCCTCGGGACCGCGCGGTGCGGAGCTGCCAGTCACGGTCGAACTCATGGCCAGGGATGGAACACGCTGGCAGCGGACCCTGGAAGTTCAGGCGGGGGACCCATCCCGTCCGGATCTCCGTGAGCGCATCCTGGACAAGTTCCGATCCTGCCTTCGTCAGGGTGGAGAGGAGGCGCCGCGGGCACGGAGCGAGCAGCTCATCGAGAGGATTCTCCACCTGGAAGAGCTGGAGACACTGGACTGCCTCACCGAAGCGTTCGGAGCAAGGAGCAAGACATGA
- a CDS encoding GNAT family N-acetyltransferase encodes MRSFDRDPILRWFLREDERRVRALEMYFEITLREFTLPHGEVLTTEDRAGTALWVPPGRWKQGLREQLRASSTIVRCVGLGKVVRTLRGLRQMEKHHLPRPHYYLALLGVEPEHQRRGYASALLRPVLERCDREGVGAYLESTTPENTARYQHFGFKVVSHLRLGRGAPSYPGMWREPTGARLHEESE; translated from the coding sequence GTGCGATCGTTCGATCGGGACCCGATCCTCCGCTGGTTCCTGCGCGAGGACGAGCGGCGTGTGCGGGCTCTGGAGATGTACTTCGAGATCACCCTGCGCGAGTTCACCCTGCCTCATGGAGAGGTATTGACCACCGAGGACCGTGCGGGGACCGCGCTCTGGGTTCCCCCGGGCCGGTGGAAGCAGGGGCTGCGCGAGCAGCTTCGGGCGTCATCCACCATTGTCCGCTGCGTCGGCCTGGGCAAGGTGGTGCGCACCCTGCGCGGGTTGAGACAGATGGAGAAGCATCATCTCCCCCGGCCCCACTACTACCTGGCGTTGCTCGGCGTGGAACCCGAGCACCAGAGGCGAGGATATGCCTCCGCGCTGTTGCGGCCCGTGCTCGAGCGCTGTGACCGGGAAGGCGTGGGGGCCTACCTGGAGAGCACCACTCCGGAGAACACTGCCCGCTACCAGCACTTCGGCTTCAAGGTTGTCTCTCACCTGCGATTGGGACGCGGTGCGCCTTCCTACCCTGGCATGTGGAGAGAACCAACGGGGGCTCGCCTCCATGAAGAGTCGGAGTAG